In Zalophus californianus isolate mZalCal1 chromosome 16, mZalCal1.pri.v2, whole genome shotgun sequence, the sequence AGTGTCAAGGCCAGGCCCCAAACCCTGGCCGTCTGCCCCAAAGCCAAAGCTCTTTCCAACCCCAGGTCCTTCCTTCTCCCATCGCGGCAAAGAGGACACGGGACAACTAACAGGGGAAGCAGGGGCCTTTATTGGGGTCTGGCAGATGTGGCGGAGGTTGGAGGTTAGAGGTGGACTCCCAGGCCTGGGCCTaggaaaaggcagagaagaggcaaAGGGCCCTAGAAGCAGGAAACCCAGCCCTCCCCGCCTccaccctgcagcccctcccccaccccaggttcCTTACTccagcctccccctgcctctgggaACGCAGAGCACCAAGAATGGACAAGCAGGACCCTCCCGGGCCACAGCTTGGAGCGGAGTGCAGGATCCAGGCTTCTGTCTGCCCACAGTGGGAGATCTGGGGAGCTCAACGTGCCCCGCTCCACCAGGACAAAGTGGGAACGCTCCTTCTATGTCTCCCAGAACAGAGCAAACTCTTGTTCTCtgtgtggggggagaggagtgCAGCTTGGGCCTCTAAGGGAAGAGGCTGGAGGTGACGCCCCCAGAGGAGCTTCTAGACCCCACCTTTACACTTGCAGCGTTCTCCAGTCTTCCTTCCCATCAACTCTGGTGAGCAACTCAGAGTCTGGGCAGGGGCGACTGATGGGCCAGTGGGGATCTGCTCCAAAGATATCTGTGGGTTTCAGAGTGAGGGTTTCCCCAACACCCAATTCATCTATATGTACACAGGGCGGCAGGGGCGCCGGGGCCAGGGCTAGTAAGTGTAGCCGCCCTTGGGGCCAAAGGCCTGGGTAGGGCCAGCTAGCTCCGGGAGGTAGGCAGGGCTCTCGTCCAAGTGGGACAAAGGGACTGTGTCCTCCTCACTGACTGGCCGGTCAAACTCGGCCTTGAGGGCTGGACGCTGATTGTCCGGGAAGGCCAGAGAGAACAGGGCCTCAGGCTCACACACAAACTTGTACACGTAGCGCTCGCCGGCCACCTGTGGGAAGAGAGGGGCTGGGTGGGCCTAGCTCTCCCTCCAGGtcagcggggggcaggggggcgccGGCCCAGGCAGACGCGTGGGGCGCGTCTCTCTCCCGCGCTCGTTCCTCCGAGAGGCCCGCTCCCTGCACACTTCCTGTTCTCCAACCTCCATGTCTCCACACTTCGGGCTTTTCAGTTACTGGGGGGCACTCTTTGGGGAGAGGGAAGTCTTGTCCACAGTGTCTCATTCCCTCCGACGGGGGCATAATCTGCTCCCACAGACTTGCTGGGAAACACTCCCCTGGCCCCGTGACCTTCCCATAGCTGCTGGCCCTCACCCTCCCATCCCTGGGCCCCTGGCCCCCCCACCTTCTGCATGATGCCTTTCTCATAGTAGTATCGGAGCGAGCGGCTCAGTTTGTCATAGTTCATGGCTGGCCGGTTCTTCTGGATGCCCCAGAGCCTGGCAACCTGGGAACAGGACAGAGTTTCGGGACGGTGGTGCTAGCTCAGCAGTCAGACAGTGCGGAGGCGGGGGGACGGGTCAGAAAAAGCACCTGAGATTCTTGGTAGAAAATGGTAAGCTGACCCCGCAGACTACACAGCAGCCCACAGACCCAGGCCTGACAGGAATTCAGGTCAGGTTAAGGCAACTCTGATGGGGAGGCATCTGCCACATTCCCACGTCCTCCTATCTCCAGGCCCCAAAGATATTGGGAGGAGAGGTACAGAATCTGAGAGGCCCACCTCCTCAGGCTCTATTAGTTTGAATTCCATCCCCCGGCCGGTCCAGGCAATGAAGTGGGCATTTGTTGGGTCATCCAGCAGGGCCACCAGGAACTGCCACAGCTGCAAGGCCCCCCGGCGCTGGTAGGGCGGTCCCTCTCTGAATGCACCAACCCCTTCCTGCTTGATGTCTCCTGGGGAACACAGAAAACAGGAGGTGTCAGGTTTGTGCCTTCTGGTCCCTCAAGCAACCCGTTCTCCTCTCTGCAGGGATAATGGGattcctgggggggtggggtggggacatgGCTCAGATCCTGACCCTCATGAACAGTCACTTCTCTGACCTTCAAATTTCTCAGGAACGACGCAGACATCATCTGGGAATGGTCGCAGAGGTTTCTCATAGCCATAACCTTGAGGAGGAAGTTGGGGGTCATTCAGATCTTGGGGGGGGGTTCACTGCTATGAGCCCCTGGCATCCAGAGGGACTCCTGGCCAGGAGACCCCCCCCTCAACAGCAGGACTCCCCCCTCCAATGTGGAGGGGCTTGGCAGAGAGGACGGGGCTGTCTTACCCATGGTCCCGTCACCTGGAGAATGCCCAGAGAAACCCTCTGTGTGAAGGTACATTGATGCACACCCAGGGACAtctgggaggggaggaaagaagggtgATGTTACAGGTGGCTGCGGGGGGAGGGCGGGTGGCAGTCCTGCCCATATTCAGGGACTTCTTCCTGCCAGCCTGCATTCCAGTTCTTTCCCCAGCTGCCTGCCAACCACCAAATCCCAAGGCAAGTTCACCCAGAGGGAGTGCAAGGCCTGAACCTCTCAGCTTGGAGTCTGGGCCAGAGGGCATGGCCGGCAGCAGCTGGGCTGGGCAAAGCTGTTGCACAAGGCCCAGGATTCCAGGCAACAGCTGTTTCCTGTGAGTtcagcggggaggagggaggggagggatgaaCCTCCGGGGAAAGGGTTCAGTGTCCATGCCTAAGACTCCCTTGGAATGGGTTAACCTCCGGTCAGCAGGTCGGGTTCCTAGCCGGTTCCTAGCttcgtgtgcgtgtgcgtgtgcgtgtgcgtgtgtgagcgcacaagtgcagggagggaggaaacggaggaagatgggggttgggggaagacccgtagggagggaaggtgggagggggagcGAGAGAGCACACCAGAAGGTATCTGGATCTGGGGAAGAGGCGGTGGGCACTGGGCCGTGTTTTTTCAGGTCTGACAGCAGAGCGCATTCACGcccttttccttccattccctaGGATTGAAATAGCCCTGCTCCACCTGGAGGAGGCGGGTTGTGTGAAGCCACCCGTTCAAGTTCCAGGCCCTTCTCGCCCTACCCCCTGCACTCCCACCTATGAATGAGATGGTGAAACCCGACACCTCCGGGAGGAGGCGGGAGGGTGGGCTCATTCATGCCTCCATTTTGTGAATGAAATTCCTGACTCCATTGAGAGGAAGctcaagggggaggggcaggagttCAAGGGCATGTAACAAGATCTCCTCCGGTCTACATCCTTTGAAGGTCAGCAGCCAGAGcgtttccctcctccttcctccaacCTCACAGCCAGGCACGGCTCAGCGTTTGCCCCACGTTAGAGGAGAGGCGCACCCTTGTGGTTTCACTCGGGCAGCCCCCGGCGGGGTTTGTGGTTCATCCCTCTCCCCCTAAAACACTGCACAGCAGGAGGTGGGAAATTCGAAAGATCTAGCCTGCCCTGAGCCTACTCTAAtctcagtatttatttttctcacacgAATTTGCTGATAAACTCAAATATGGGGATGGTGACAATGTAACAGAAGCCAAGGTTTTCTGGGTCCCTCCTAAATGAGAATGGCCCTCCCTTGGCACCGGAGGCTTTGCATTCTAGCTGGCCAAGAATCTGGCTGAGTGCCCCTCACTCTTGTCAATGGTCAGGTGGAGCTAGAGTTTAAAGCAGCCCTACTTGCGTACCCAGCTCCATCAGCCTGGAGGCTGGAACAGTAACCCTGCGTTCCCGCTGGGAACGAGGAGCCTCGCTCCtttcaagttcattttttctcttcattcaagtctgttaatatttttaagcttCCATGGGGGTGGGGACCAATGACACATCCTCTTCATCTTTGTGCCCTCCAGCTCCACACCACTCATGCTCCCAGCCCAGCATTCGGGTCTCAGTAGGTAACTGTAACCTCAAACACTTGctagagaggaaaaggaagagatgcCTCAACTTTCCTATTAAACCACGAGCTGCCTGAGGGCAAGGAGCTGCACCCTCTTATCTTTTATCTGAGTAGAAGTGTGCTGACTGAAAAATGACAATTCTTTTGAATCTATGACCAAAAGGGAGTGGTTGGGTGGGTTGggaaggtaaaaaaaacaaaacaaaacaaaacctgtagGGAGACCTCCTGGGTGTCATGGAACTGTTCCTAGGATCACATGCCACCCTCCTCAGCAATCCCAGCAAAACTCCTCCAACCCCCTTCCCCAGGAGCATTTCTTACCTGAGTCGTAGGCGAAGTCCGTCTGCTCCTGTTTGATCACCACCCCCGCCCCTGGGTACCTGTGCCCATTGACTCCACCCTGGCCCACCGTGGGCTGGCCTGCCTGTTCATAC encodes:
- the ETV4 gene encoding ETS translocation variant 4 isoform X1, whose product is MERRMKGGYLDQQVPYTFCSKSPGNGSLREALMVSQGKLMDPGSLPPPDSEDLFQDLSHFQETWLAEAQVPDSDEQFVPDFHSENLAFHSPTTRIKKEPQSPRAEPALSCSRKLPLPYHHGEQCLYSSAYDPPRQIAIKSPAPGAPGQSPLQPFPRAEQRSFLRSSGTSQPHPGHGYLGEQSSVFQQPLDICHSFTSSQGGGREALPAPYPHQLSEPCPPYPPQSFKQEYLDPLYEQAGQPTVGQGGVNGHRYPGAGVVIKQEQTDFAYDSDVPGCASMYLHTEGFSGHSPGDGTMGYGYEKPLRPFPDDVCVVPEKFEGDIKQEGVGAFREGPPYQRRGALQLWQFLVALLDDPTNAHFIAWTGRGMEFKLIEPEEVARLWGIQKNRPAMNYDKLSRSLRYYYEKGIMQKVAGERYVYKFVCEPEALFSLAFPDNQRPALKAEFDRPVSEEDTVPLSHLDESPAYLPELAGPTQAFGPKGGYTY
- the ETV4 gene encoding ETS translocation variant 4 isoform X3; translation: MQLPGPCPPAPSQHQPSLLSCLFPPAQVPDSDEQFVPDFHSENLAFHSPTTRIKKEPQSPRAEPALSCSRKLPLPYHHGEQCLYSSAYDPPRQIAIKSPAPGAPGQSPLQPFPRAEQRSFLRSSGTSQPHPGHGYLGEQSSVFQQPLDICHSFTSSQGGGREALPAPYPHQLSEPCPPYPPQSFKQEYLDPLYEQAGQPTVGQGGVNGHRYPGAGVVIKQEQTDFAYDSDVPGCASMYLHTEGFSGHSPGDGTMGYGYEKPLRPFPDDVCVVPEKFEGDIKQEGVGAFREGPPYQRRGALQLWQFLVALLDDPTNAHFIAWTGRGMEFKLIEPEEVARLWGIQKNRPAMNYDKLSRSLRYYYEKGIMQKVAGERYVYKFVCEPEALFSLAFPDNQRPALKAEFDRPVSEEDTVPLSHLDESPAYLPELAGPTQAFGPKGGYTY
- the ETV4 gene encoding ETS translocation variant 4 isoform X2 — protein: MERRMKGGYLDQQVPYTFCSKSPGNGSLREALMVSQGKLMDPGSLPPPDSEDLFQDLSHFQETWLAEAQVPDSDEQFVPDFHSENLAFHSPTTRIKKEPQSPRAEPALSCSRKLPLPYHHGEQCLYSRQIAIKSPAPGAPGQSPLQPFPRAEQRSFLRSSGTSQPHPGHGYLGEQSSVFQQPLDICHSFTSSQGGGREALPAPYPHQLSEPCPPYPPQSFKQEYLDPLYEQAGQPTVGQGGVNGHRYPGAGVVIKQEQTDFAYDSDVPGCASMYLHTEGFSGHSPGDGTMGYGYEKPLRPFPDDVCVVPEKFEGDIKQEGVGAFREGPPYQRRGALQLWQFLVALLDDPTNAHFIAWTGRGMEFKLIEPEEVARLWGIQKNRPAMNYDKLSRSLRYYYEKGIMQKVAGERYVYKFVCEPEALFSLAFPDNQRPALKAEFDRPVSEEDTVPLSHLDESPAYLPELAGPTQAFGPKGGYTY